A window of Mobiluncus massiliensis genomic DNA:
ACTACATGTACCCGGTGTTGGATTCGGTGCAGCTGCCGGAACCGTTGGCCAAGTTTGGCGCCCCGTCGGGCCAGGCGGCCATGCTGAAAGTTTCCGACGTGGTTAAGAACCGTGAAGCCTGGGTGCGTTCCTGGGCTGAAATCATGGGCTAGGCATCCCGAGCGTTCGAAAGGCGATAGATGGAAAAGACAGCCCCCAGGGTGGCTATAGCGGTGATGGTTTTCCTGCCGCTGGCCTTCCTGGGGCTGTTCTTTCTGTGGCCGACCCTGCGGATTATCGGTCTGGGGCTGAGCGGTACGGCGGCTGGTCTGGGTTCTGGCGGGAGTGCCGGCTTTGGCGGGGCTTTGCGCGAGATGTTCGGTCGAACCCGGACCTGGACGACCCTGTTTTGGACCCTGGAGATGGGGTTACTGGGGACTATATTCTCAGTTTTCCTAGGTGTCGCCGGGGCCTGGGTGCTCTACGGGCTGCGGATTCCGGGACGCCGAGTGTGGCGCACCCTCACCGGGGTGCCTTTCGTCCTGCCCTCCGTAGTGGTCGGGGTGGCGTTCCAGAATTTGTTGGGGCCGGGCGCCCCTTTGGGTTTCCTGGGTCTGTCCGAGAGCCGTGCCGCGATTATCTTGGCGATGGTGTTTTTTAACTTTTCCCTGGTCGCGAGGATTGTCGGCAACGCCTGGATGCGTTTGGATCCGCGTCCCGCACAAGCGGCGCGGGCGCTCGGAGCCAGTCCGGCTCGGGCGTTCCTGACCGTGACCCTGCCCCGGCTGGGACCGGCGATTTTTGCTGCGGCTTCCCTGGTGTTTCTGTATTGCATAACGTCTTACGGCCTGATTCGGGTGCTGGGCGGGGTAAAAATCACGACGCTAGAAGTCGAGATTTACTTAGAAACCGCCAGTTACCTCAATCTTTCGGGAGCCGCAGTTTTGTCTATCCTGCAGATCCTGATCGTGTTGGCGGCTCTGGGCATTAACGGGGTGGCCAGGGCGCGTTTTGAACGCGCGGGGGCGTTGCGCACCGTGCCGCCCCGGAGAGCGCGTCGCGAGGACATTTTCGCGCTGGTCCTGACCGGTTTTGGGATCTTGTTGGTGGCGATGCCGCTGATTTTCATGGTGGTGGCTTCGCTACGTTTGGCGGGTCGCTGGACGCTGGCGAACTATCGAGCCTTGGGCCAGCCGGGGATCGTGGCGCAGTTGCCGGGCACGGCTTGGGCAGCGTGGGGGTATTCCCTGCAGGTGGCGTTACTGTCC
This region includes:
- a CDS encoding iron ABC transporter permease produces the protein MEKTAPRVAIAVMVFLPLAFLGLFFLWPTLRIIGLGLSGTAAGLGSGGSAGFGGALREMFGRTRTWTTLFWTLEMGLLGTIFSVFLGVAGAWVLYGLRIPGRRVWRTLTGVPFVLPSVVVGVAFQNLLGPGAPLGFLGLSESRAAIILAMVFFNFSLVARIVGNAWMRLDPRPAQAARALGASPARAFLTVTLPRLGPAIFAAASLVFLYCITSYGLIRVLGGVKITTLEVEIYLETASYLNLSGAAVLSILQILIVLAALGINGVARARFERAGALRTVPPRRARREDIFALVLTGFGILLVAMPLIFMVVASLRLAGRWTLANYRALGQPGIVAQLPGTAWAAWGYSLQVALLSCVISLVMGLSVALVVSRRVPPNSRWRGAQELFDMLFSSPQGVSAVTVGFGMLITLQAPPLSLPANAAFLAAAQAVVAVPLVLRSVLPTLRAINPHLREAAATLGANRLQSFVTVELPLLARISGVGAGFAFAISLGEFGATSFLARPLEPTLPVAIFALSSRPSAQAQGASAAASVVLALTCALVMFVAENGFTLLTLDPRRRLSQKGE